One window from the genome of Haloprofundus halobius encodes:
- a CDS encoding DUF429 domain-containing protein, with translation MASYLGVDWAGGCWVVVKTGETTKIATEPSILNVWHEYGADVRSILVDIPIGLPESGVRACDVEAKERLTNRGSTVFSIPSREVVEMDDYDRARELNDESLGSQSWWLFPRIREVDVFLQEHPEATDKIYESHPEICFAELTGRSLESKNSVEGRKERLEVLNDTSDLQETVMELVQEREEEGEWHHRISKGRLDDVIDAAILAYTAEQLTLGPRREEPAYPALPTGVSEKDDNLGVSMEIVLPSG, from the coding sequence ATGGCATCGTATCTGGGTGTCGATTGGGCAGGAGGCTGTTGGGTCGTCGTAAAGACTGGTGAGACGACCAAGATTGCTACCGAACCCTCGATTTTGAATGTGTGGCATGAATATGGCGCAGATGTACGGTCTATCCTGGTTGACATCCCTATCGGGCTTCCCGAGTCGGGAGTCCGGGCCTGTGACGTCGAAGCGAAGGAACGCCTCACTAACCGGGGCAGCACGGTTTTCTCGATACCGTCTCGCGAGGTGGTCGAAATGGACGACTACGACCGCGCACGAGAGCTGAACGACGAATCGCTCGGGAGTCAGAGCTGGTGGCTCTTCCCGCGGATTCGAGAGGTCGACGTCTTCCTCCAAGAACATCCCGAGGCCACAGACAAAATCTACGAGAGTCATCCAGAGATCTGCTTCGCAGAGCTGACTGGCCGTTCGCTCGAATCGAAAAATAGTGTAGAGGGCCGAAAAGAGCGTCTCGAGGTACTCAATGACACCTCGGATTTGCAGGAAACGGTTATGGAACTCGTTCAAGAACGCGAGGAAGAAGGCGAGTGGCATCATCGAATCTCGAAAGGCCGTCTCGACGACGTTATCGATGCGGCGATTCTTGCATATACGGCTGAACAACTGACCCTTGGTCCTCGGCGGGAAGAGCCAGCGTATCCTGCGCTGCCTACAGGGGTTTCGGAGAAAGACGATAACCTTGGTGTCTCGATGGAAATCGTCCTCCCAAGTGGATGA
- a CDS encoding ribonuclease H-like domain-containing protein: MEYSREDDGFERVATIDIETTHYDPEQGETVSIGIGVHDRESAGSEATYEMYHRDGETEGEMIKRAFRRLDEFGADGLVSYNGRGFDIDFLVERLSITGEDYHETSLHTEDTHIDLFEDRKTEASRRNQKWPSLEECVESYGWKPASTVWQGSEVTSKRFGRELGPAYLKAVDEGDDDRRATLTDVIEHYLVTDLEANFAVYYADIGEEFEPVHMGTTLNDDVAPRS, translated from the coding sequence ATGGAATATTCGAGGGAAGACGACGGGTTCGAGCGCGTTGCGACCATCGACATCGAAACGACTCACTACGATCCCGAGCAGGGCGAGACTGTCTCAATCGGGATCGGCGTCCACGACCGAGAGAGTGCCGGGAGTGAGGCGACTTACGAGATGTACCACCGAGACGGGGAGACGGAGGGAGAGATGATCAAACGAGCGTTTCGCCGTCTCGACGAATTCGGCGCAGACGGGCTCGTATCCTACAACGGCAGGGGTTTCGACATCGACTTTCTCGTTGAGCGACTCTCCATAACCGGCGAGGACTACCACGAGACCTCACTACACACGGAAGACACCCACATCGACCTGTTCGAGGACCGGAAGACAGAGGCCAGTCGAAGGAACCAGAAGTGGCCAAGCTTAGAGGAGTGCGTCGAATCTTACGGCTGGAAACCGGCGTCGACTGTGTGGCAGGGGTCAGAGGTGACGAGCAAGAGGTTCGGGAGAGAACTCGGCCCTGCATACCTCAAAGCTGTCGACGAAGGCGACGACGATCGTCGGGCTACCCTCACCGATGTGATCGAACACTACCTCGTCACGGACCTCGAAGCGAACTTCGCTGTCTACTACGCCGACATCGGTGAGGAGTTCGAGCCCGTTCACATGGGGACGACGCTGAACGACGACGTCGCACCTCGATCGTAG
- a CDS encoding metallophosphoesterase family protein, translating to METTYEDLGEDGQYEIIVRVRDYSRAKKENRAFELSIEDSNGTRFPFIVWEKSKKGRNYNWQKGCWYRLSGVSVNEWPSGKVLHGTSALRIKNLGTRQGKDRVDLLYMTDSHLGKTTHSYNGQTWSVSPDEGFGAAIEYAIQKNVSAVVHGGDLFHNPGSGIDEEEIAVCRENLTKLAEHDIPLYFIYGNHERQAGRRIMERFVDDGLAVHLGPRYEVIGDAIALYGIDYRSNWDNFVLDFEGLTKSLPTILCIHQSLAPFTASSNPEYSLSRLQETSNIPFDLVLVGHTHSRSEHQLGECRGLSGGATARVGESRDELQPSAELVTIEGEQTTLQRKYL from the coding sequence ATGGAGACGACATACGAGGATCTTGGGGAAGATGGTCAGTATGAAATTATTGTCCGTGTTCGTGATTACTCGCGGGCAAAAAAAGAGAACCGTGCATTTGAATTGAGCATAGAAGACTCCAATGGGACGCGGTTCCCCTTCATTGTCTGGGAGAAATCAAAGAAAGGCAGGAACTATAACTGGCAGAAAGGATGTTGGTATCGCCTCAGTGGAGTTTCGGTGAACGAGTGGCCGTCTGGGAAAGTGCTTCATGGAACCTCCGCTCTCAGAATCAAAAATCTCGGAACCCGACAGGGTAAAGACCGAGTCGATCTTCTCTATATGACCGACAGCCATCTCGGGAAGACCACTCACAGCTACAATGGACAAACTTGGTCAGTGTCACCCGACGAGGGATTCGGTGCTGCAATTGAATACGCAATTCAGAAGAACGTAAGCGCAGTTGTTCACGGGGGCGATCTGTTTCACAACCCCGGGAGCGGGATTGATGAGGAAGAGATCGCCGTTTGTCGTGAAAACTTGACCAAGTTAGCAGAACATGATATTCCACTCTACTTCATCTACGGGAATCATGAACGTCAAGCTGGCCGACGGATTATGGAAAGATTCGTCGATGATGGGCTGGCTGTGCATCTGGGCCCCCGTTACGAAGTAATCGGAGACGCAATCGCCCTCTACGGTATCGACTACCGATCAAACTGGGATAATTTTGTTCTTGATTTTGAAGGTTTGACAAAGAGCCTGCCAACCATCCTCTGTATCCACCAGTCATTAGCACCATTCACAGCTAGTAGCAATCCCGAGTATTCACTCAGTAGGCTTCAAGAGACCTCAAATATCCCATTTGATTTGGTACTAGTCGGGCATACTCACTCCCGTTCAGAGCATCAGCTTGGCGAGTGTCGAGGGCTGTCTGGAGGAGCAACGGCACGGGTTGGTGAATCCAGAGACGAACTTCAACCGAGCGCCGAGCTAGTCACCATAGAAGGGGAACAAACGACGTTGCAGCGGAAATATCTCTGA
- a CDS encoding HNH endonuclease: protein MSSRSQVPQAVREQILQEVGYCCELCPARGTQVGGDANLHLHHRESPLVGGSHDRENLVVLCADCHHHHHSGRTDSDDIETNLETVDIDPTPADFRLLSAIEQIAPATTGELAEEAGISDVHALRRLYALAAASVVCKTADREWDLAERVDEPLRGQLPDDPEQAARHARDSVIKRMNDHGLSIAEIAEIVGLSERTIPIAINRARAFDPPLPPADGASEPDIADLARRVASLERQLN from the coding sequence GTGAGTTCCCGTAGTCAGGTCCCACAGGCTGTCAGAGAGCAAATCCTCCAAGAGGTCGGTTACTGCTGTGAACTCTGTCCCGCACGGGGGACACAGGTCGGTGGAGACGCGAATCTCCACCTCCATCATCGCGAGTCGCCTCTTGTCGGTGGAAGTCACGACCGAGAGAACCTCGTGGTGCTCTGTGCAGACTGTCATCATCACCATCACAGTGGGCGGACTGATTCTGACGATATCGAAACTAACCTCGAAACAGTCGATATTGATCCCACACCTGCTGACTTCCGCCTCCTGAGCGCTATTGAGCAAATCGCCCCCGCGACAACTGGCGAACTTGCCGAGGAGGCAGGCATCAGCGACGTTCACGCTCTGCGGCGACTATACGCACTTGCAGCGGCGAGTGTCGTATGTAAAACCGCCGACCGAGAATGGGACCTCGCTGAACGTGTCGACGAACCACTCCGCGGTCAGTTACCTGACGACCCTGAACAGGCTGCTCGCCATGCTCGCGATAGTGTGATCAAACGAATGAATGACCACGGTCTCTCTATCGCCGAGATTGCAGAAATCGTGGGACTCTCAGAGCGCACAATTCCTATCGCAATCAACCGCGCTCGTGCGTTCGATCCGCCATTGCCACCTGCCGACGGAGCAAGCGAGCCCGATATCGCTGATCTGGCACGGCGAGTTGCCTCGCTCGAACGGCAACTCAATTGA
- a CDS encoding HNH endonuclease, whose amino-acid sequence MQDSPVIPDFNLNHPKNYFGYTIAVASAASEPDTEAATILNMENENGKKINGDVEGSRDGARNLGLVTTTADVDMISDVGQRVVTVGTTEHGSKQAALEAFRSLYRRRTKFLDRFPEWRSITQEVMRNQSGIARLVTLMQEIQIERGNSAIPLPLLVQEIYHRDPEFARNCFITSEKREQIDSFDWKPAGSDSTPNELWHPKLYRPSIVHQFKSMLWHSGILTTKGKTRSSLEFSENSEQFTWALTPSFLEEATQQAQKNPNLGERRDCDEWTRDAQPPARVETATSRIIRNTKLVKSLKLEHEHRCQVCGDRRQRGTHEYYAEGHHLHPLGEDGPDVRENIVVVCPTCHADFDYGTLSVDSESYTIRHSYDDAIDGRKLRQLESHSVGQVYLEYHNQEIASDR is encoded by the coding sequence ATGCAAGATAGTCCGGTTATACCCGATTTCAATCTTAACCACCCGAAAAACTATTTCGGCTATACAATTGCGGTCGCGAGTGCCGCATCAGAACCAGATACTGAGGCGGCTACTATCCTCAATATGGAAAACGAGAATGGGAAGAAGATCAACGGTGACGTAGAGGGATCTCGAGATGGGGCTCGGAATCTGGGCTTGGTAACGACTACCGCCGACGTCGACATGATTAGTGACGTAGGTCAGCGTGTTGTTACTGTTGGAACGACTGAACACGGGAGCAAACAAGCTGCACTCGAAGCTTTTCGCTCACTCTACAGGCGACGAACGAAATTCCTCGATAGGTTCCCAGAGTGGAGATCAATTACACAAGAAGTGATGAGAAACCAGTCAGGGATTGCACGACTTGTCACGCTCATGCAGGAAATCCAGATAGAGCGAGGCAATTCTGCCATCCCTCTACCACTTCTCGTCCAAGAGATCTACCACCGTGACCCTGAATTCGCACGTAATTGTTTCATCACGTCTGAGAAGAGAGAACAGATTGATTCCTTCGATTGGAAGCCAGCTGGGAGTGATTCGACACCTAATGAACTGTGGCATCCAAAGCTCTACCGACCCTCGATTGTACATCAATTTAAGTCGATGCTTTGGCATTCTGGGATTCTCACGACCAAGGGGAAGACTCGATCGAGTCTCGAGTTTTCGGAGAACTCAGAGCAATTTACCTGGGCACTCACACCGTCATTCTTGGAGGAGGCTACCCAACAGGCCCAGAAGAATCCTAACCTGGGAGAAAGGCGGGACTGCGATGAATGGACACGGGATGCGCAACCACCTGCACGGGTTGAGACGGCCACCAGCCGGATTATCCGGAATACAAAATTGGTGAAATCTTTGAAATTAGAGCATGAGCATCGGTGTCAAGTCTGTGGTGACCGCCGACAGAGGGGTACTCATGAATACTATGCCGAAGGCCATCATCTTCACCCGCTGGGTGAGGATGGACCAGATGTTCGTGAGAATATAGTCGTTGTATGTCCCACGTGTCATGCTGACTTTGATTATGGAACCTTGTCTGTCGACTCTGAGTCGTATACTATCAGGCATTCCTACGACGATGCAATCGATGGACGGAAATTGAGACAACTAGAATCTCACTCAGTTGGTCAGGTATATCTGGAGTATCACAATCAAGAAATAGCAAGTGACCGGTAG
- a CDS encoding DUF7344 domain-containing protein produces the protein MTTKTPSETSLFTRSVQYLVRLFTGSSNLRPQEDEDLPVTEILELIAPKRRQLILEELAAAEQTPLSTSTLAERVACAEYECSPEELKSDQRKRVYIALVQSHLPTYRDGDVVSYDPDSRLVDRGPEFTRVWQTYTAILESLPQ, from the coding sequence ATGACGACAAAAACACCATCAGAGACATCGCTGTTTACCCGTTCAGTACAATACCTCGTGCGGCTCTTCACGGGGTCGTCAAATCTTCGACCACAGGAAGACGAAGACCTTCCTGTGACTGAAATACTCGAACTGATCGCTCCCAAACGCCGGCAGCTGATCCTGGAAGAACTCGCCGCTGCCGAACAGACGCCATTGTCTACCTCGACACTCGCCGAACGTGTCGCTTGCGCCGAATACGAGTGCAGTCCAGAGGAACTAAAATCGGACCAGCGAAAACGTGTCTATATCGCCCTCGTACAATCCCATCTTCCCACTTATCGCGATGGCGACGTCGTGTCATACGACCCAGATAGCCGCCTCGTCGACCGTGGTCCCGAGTTCACCCGTGTGTGGCAGACCTATACTGCTATTCTCGAATCGCTCCCTCAGTAG
- a CDS encoding recombinase family protein yields the protein MSDTKSAVGYTRLSQTSDASIPDQKREIRNLADREGFALLNIYDDGQRSSGFDAERPEYLEMQAELETGEVDVLVVRDRDRLSRDKRERSMFYYDLDEWDVELWTTTDGRVEFTDDESWLIEMIRNYMDDVTKRREIQKAKKKVQERVDNGYWQGRPPFGFRLDSDKRYLEPDPGKFDTALTVLQMRENGATWSEIEDETGVSAGTISRILDNEERYLSHVE from the coding sequence ATGAGTGATACGAAGTCTGCCGTCGGATACACTCGTCTCTCCCAAACCAGCGACGCCAGTATCCCCGATCAGAAGCGAGAAATCCGAAACCTAGCCGATCGAGAGGGATTTGCACTCCTAAACATCTACGACGACGGGCAGCGTTCGTCCGGTTTCGATGCAGAGCGCCCTGAGTACCTCGAAATGCAAGCTGAGCTCGAAACGGGTGAAGTCGACGTACTCGTCGTTCGTGACCGCGATCGTCTCTCCCGAGACAAGCGAGAACGTTCGATGTTCTACTACGACCTCGACGAGTGGGACGTCGAACTCTGGACGACCACCGACGGACGAGTCGAATTCACTGACGACGAGTCCTGGCTCATCGAGATGATCCGGAACTACATGGACGACGTCACCAAACGTCGCGAGATACAGAAAGCCAAGAAGAAGGTCCAGGAACGCGTCGACAACGGGTACTGGCAGGGGCGTCCACCGTTTGGGTTCCGACTCGATTCAGATAAACGGTACCTCGAACCAGATCCGGGGAAGTTCGATACTGCTCTCACGGTTCTTCAGATGCGCGAGAACGGTGCAACGTGGTCTGAAATCGAAGATGAGACCGGAGTCAGTGCCGGGACTATTTCCCGTATCCTAGACAACGAAGAACGGTATCTATCTCACGTCGAGTAG
- a CDS encoding DNA adenine methylase, producing the protein MESLGFLESDGGRGRAPRVFYPVEADPAVETPGYTPRASNQSGTFPYPGSKSHLSRWIVDVMPTHDTYVEVFGGSAGVLYNKPNSKYEVYNDVNDDLTQFFTVLRDRPDDLAEWLQTVPYSRTQYNTWVEEFYAGHRPDDAIERAGRFFSLRYMQSLGVSNAPNGFKVRAKRSPARTFDNAKRRIPELADRFRDVTIENQHYREILTGYDDSSVDVLFYADPPYIGSEDHYNTEFDHEDFVDCLREVDGDWIVSYSTIPDGLEDYTVVEHQSQHRMRRGSGAIDEHLVCNFDPADRLSFRATIGD; encoded by the coding sequence ATGGAATCTCTGGGCTTCTTGGAGAGTGACGGTGGGAGGGGGCGTGCACCCCGGGTCTTCTATCCCGTAGAGGCCGACCCAGCCGTCGAGACTCCGGGATACACACCACGGGCGAGCAACCAGTCTGGAACGTTTCCGTATCCTGGCTCCAAGAGTCACCTTTCGAGGTGGATTGTCGACGTCATGCCGACACACGATACTTACGTCGAGGTGTTCGGGGGTTCGGCAGGGGTACTCTACAACAAGCCCAACTCAAAGTACGAAGTCTACAACGACGTCAACGACGATTTGACGCAGTTCTTCACTGTCCTCCGTGATCGCCCCGACGATCTTGCCGAGTGGCTTCAGACGGTCCCGTACTCGCGCACACAGTACAACACGTGGGTCGAAGAGTTCTACGCTGGGCATCGTCCAGACGATGCTATCGAACGAGCGGGCCGATTCTTTTCTCTGCGCTACATGCAAAGTCTCGGTGTTTCCAACGCTCCTAACGGCTTCAAGGTGCGCGCAAAACGGTCGCCGGCTCGGACGTTCGATAACGCCAAGCGACGAATTCCCGAGCTGGCAGATCGGTTCCGTGATGTCACGATCGAAAACCAGCACTATCGAGAGATCCTGACAGGGTACGACGATTCGAGTGTAGACGTCCTCTTCTATGCTGATCCGCCCTATATCGGATCCGAGGACCACTACAACACCGAGTTCGATCACGAGGACTTCGTCGACTGCCTGCGGGAGGTAGACGGTGATTGGATCGTCTCGTACTCGACTATACCGGACGGCCTTGAGGATTACACTGTCGTCGAACACCAGAGCCAGCATCGCATGCGTCGAGGTTCCGGTGCTATCGACGAGCACCTCGTCTGCAACTTCGATCCGGCAGACCGGCTCTCATTCAGGGCTACAATCGGTGACTGA
- a CDS encoding tyrosine-type recombinase/integrase, whose amino-acid sequence MSSVGSPIDDEEVLKRIVQQAMKEGLAGIDDGFEGLDFGVRESLNDKKPEEAVDEYLADLKRESSQGTYDNHKSRLGFFVDWCRQEGDDGTRRVTSLHELDGQLVKDFRDWRRAESGWKVTTEETQMKTLRKFLRYCERTEWVTENLAKKVPIPTVNPEDESRDTIIRQHTVDEILSYLEKFEYATLQHCAWLVLGKTGCRISGLRALDFDDYVPDEETGKAVIKFRNREETRTRLKNGNNSERDVEVDEEVREVIDDFVKHHRPDVTDDYGREPLFATKHGRLSGSTIRKYAYMWSRPCAITGECPFDRDVSECEAAQTNDRASKCPDSVSPHPIRRGRLTWQLNEGSFPQMISEMYDVSPEVLKKHYDERSHAEKRRLASMWQDMLKDFVLDEVRDSVDR is encoded by the coding sequence ATGAGTAGCGTTGGCTCTCCCATCGACGACGAAGAAGTCTTGAAACGTATCGTCCAGCAAGCGATGAAAGAAGGTCTCGCCGGAATCGACGATGGTTTCGAGGGACTCGACTTCGGTGTCCGCGAGTCGCTGAACGACAAGAAGCCCGAAGAGGCCGTCGACGAGTATCTCGCGGACCTGAAGCGAGAGAGTTCGCAGGGGACGTACGACAACCACAAGTCGAGGCTGGGCTTCTTCGTCGACTGGTGCCGCCAAGAAGGCGACGACGGTACCCGTCGCGTCACCTCCCTCCACGAACTCGACGGCCAACTTGTCAAGGACTTCCGCGACTGGCGGCGCGCAGAATCCGGCTGGAAGGTGACCACCGAAGAGACTCAGATGAAGACTCTGCGCAAGTTCCTCCGCTACTGCGAGAGGACAGAGTGGGTGACGGAGAACCTCGCCAAGAAGGTCCCCATCCCAACGGTCAATCCCGAAGACGAGAGCAGGGACACAATCATCCGCCAGCACACGGTCGACGAGATTCTCTCGTACCTCGAGAAGTTCGAGTACGCCACGTTACAACACTGCGCGTGGCTCGTTCTCGGGAAGACGGGGTGCCGTATCAGCGGACTTCGAGCACTCGACTTCGATGACTATGTCCCGGACGAGGAAACGGGGAAGGCAGTCATCAAGTTCCGCAACCGCGAAGAGACACGGACTCGTCTCAAGAACGGAAACAACAGCGAGCGTGACGTCGAAGTGGACGAGGAAGTTCGAGAGGTCATTGACGACTTCGTCAAACACCACCGTCCTGACGTGACCGACGACTACGGTCGTGAGCCGCTGTTCGCAACTAAGCATGGTCGTCTCTCGGGTTCGACGATCCGGAAGTACGCGTACATGTGGTCGCGTCCGTGCGCGATTACCGGCGAGTGTCCGTTCGACCGTGACGTCAGCGAGTGCGAGGCTGCCCAAACGAACGACCGGGCGTCGAAGTGTCCCGACAGCGTCTCGCCGCACCCGATTCGGCGTGGACGGCTCACGTGGCAACTCAACGAGGGTTCGTTCCCACAGATGATCTCCGAGATGTACGACGTCTCGCCCGAGGTACTGAAGAAACACTACGACGAACGGAGTCACGCCGAGAAGCGGCGGTTGGCCTCGATGTGGCAGGACATGCTGAAGGACTTCGTACTGGACGAGGTCCGCGACTCTGTCGACCGTTAG
- a CDS encoding MBL fold metallo-hydrolase, translated as MSTEITSGDDHISANIVSKVSFHHVNVDAGNESILLRFGYEGHEETVCVLVDAGENVNLDSVRRTHDSLAAVCLTHAHADHYQSIGEVVEGDVPILTSPSTAAILDTVLTSAREVGFVSDVERLAEAVIPIDEWTDVAPGVRVHPVPAGHAPGAVGFVVRFRDANGKHDILFTGDFTLHAAGGYPSFDPGVAVDAEAMFLSVATADAYSDELTDGIGQSLERAHGGARVLVTAGGLQSTHLATLIRAVTNELTLNVPVRIVGQAAKLYDELGYDVDGVQSIPEFERTKSCLEGGVVTIAGPDVPTEGSAGRLYGAIRDDPNACLVQFVSSGTTPVSGDGQCATFEYRLSMHPTGADLDAVVETIDPIELITLHEHGGGGRRYNDWNSCVWSHDDNRELPLFEDGRWLTPPWMDSTYAQVGSRAVDIGHLAGDAIGDVSLASLDREETIDPSHEGIDISRICDRLHLSAQTTQPTSLTSPKMTNSTDDKTNRSTTELYMTVGAKTDSAGTLSTDSLAPKNLIAARARASLAKDDTEQESDSQREADKETSTRGPVSKDEVTNTETAEDGVALTEEAETSEKSTDESFAETDTERSSGEPTEETTAETRLNDPPVVAFEIDPLLLALAEQGVGAESVDAFVAKAMNSYLEAIIRAGTSPEGTVDSLDMNINVGERLGNVLSTVTAEDDSVSTLVRTALTEMLGEKESAIVEIAERDVNCVFVDAAVENPEYGFETRSDFVDAAVLWALDG; from the coding sequence ATGAGTACCGAGATCACGAGTGGTGATGACCATATATCGGCCAACATCGTCTCTAAAGTCTCGTTTCACCACGTCAACGTCGATGCTGGTAACGAGTCCATCCTCCTCCGGTTCGGATACGAAGGCCACGAGGAGACTGTCTGCGTGCTGGTCGATGCTGGCGAAAACGTCAATCTCGATTCGGTACGACGGACGCACGACTCGCTGGCTGCCGTTTGTCTCACGCACGCACACGCAGACCACTATCAGTCGATTGGCGAAGTAGTTGAGGGCGACGTACCGATACTAACGTCACCCTCGACGGCTGCCATCCTTGATACTGTCCTTACGTCAGCCCGAGAAGTCGGATTCGTCTCCGATGTCGAACGACTGGCTGAGGCCGTCATTCCAATAGATGAGTGGACTGATGTCGCTCCTGGTGTCCGGGTCCATCCCGTCCCCGCTGGTCACGCACCTGGTGCTGTTGGATTCGTAGTGCGGTTCCGTGACGCGAATGGTAAGCACGACATCCTGTTCACCGGTGATTTCACGCTCCACGCAGCAGGAGGATATCCAAGCTTCGACCCAGGTGTCGCTGTTGACGCTGAGGCGATGTTCTTGAGCGTTGCAACGGCAGACGCGTACAGTGACGAATTGACCGACGGTATCGGTCAGTCCCTTGAGCGGGCACACGGCGGTGCACGAGTTCTCGTCACCGCTGGTGGGCTCCAGAGCACTCATCTCGCTACACTCATTCGGGCAGTAACGAACGAGCTCACACTCAATGTACCTGTCCGCATCGTCGGACAGGCAGCGAAACTTTACGACGAGCTCGGCTACGATGTCGACGGAGTTCAGTCGATCCCAGAGTTCGAACGCACGAAGTCGTGTCTTGAGGGTGGCGTGGTTACCATCGCCGGGCCAGACGTCCCGACAGAGGGGAGTGCTGGTCGGCTCTACGGAGCGATTAGGGACGACCCGAACGCCTGTCTCGTCCAATTTGTCTCCTCGGGAACTACTCCAGTATCTGGGGATGGTCAGTGCGCTACGTTCGAGTATCGACTATCGATGCATCCAACGGGAGCCGACCTCGACGCCGTCGTCGAAACTATCGACCCAATCGAACTGATCACGCTCCACGAACACGGGGGTGGTGGGCGTCGCTACAACGATTGGAACTCGTGCGTCTGGTCACACGACGACAACCGAGAACTCCCGTTGTTCGAAGACGGTCGGTGGCTCACACCACCGTGGATGGACTCGACATACGCCCAAGTCGGGAGCCGAGCGGTGGATATCGGACACCTCGCGGGTGACGCCATCGGCGATGTTTCACTCGCATCACTCGACCGAGAGGAGACGATTGACCCGAGCCACGAAGGAATAGATATCAGTCGCATTTGTGACCGGCTACACCTCTCTGCACAGACTACCCAACCGACCTCCCTCACGTCACCGAAGATGACCAATTCAACCGACGACAAAACGAACCGCAGCACTACTGAACTGTACATGACCGTCGGCGCGAAGACTGACTCGGCAGGAACGCTCTCGACAGATTCACTCGCACCAAAGAACCTCATTGCTGCACGAGCACGAGCGAGTCTCGCTAAGGACGACACCGAGCAGGAATCCGACTCTCAACGAGAGGCCGACAAAGAGACGAGCACTCGAGGTCCGGTGTCCAAGGACGAAGTCACGAACACCGAGACCGCCGAAGACGGTGTGGCGCTCACCGAAGAAGCAGAGACAAGTGAAAAGTCGACTGACGAGTCGTTCGCAGAGACTGATACTGAACGCAGTTCCGGAGAGCCGACAGAGGAGACCACTGCCGAGACACGATTGAACGACCCTCCAGTCGTTGCTTTCGAAATCGACCCTCTCTTGCTCGCACTCGCCGAACAGGGTGTCGGTGCCGAATCGGTAGACGCATTTGTCGCTAAGGCAATGAACTCGTACCTCGAAGCGATTATCCGAGCGGGGACTTCGCCAGAGGGAACGGTCGATAGCCTCGATATGAACATCAACGTTGGTGAGCGCCTCGGAAACGTACTCTCCACTGTCACCGCTGAGGACGATTCGGTTTCGACGCTCGTCCGGACTGCCCTCACAGAGATGCTCGGCGAGAAGGAATCCGCGATCGTCGAAATCGCTGAACGTGATGTGAATTGTGTATTCGTCGATGCAGCGGTCGAAAACCCGGAATATGGCTTCGAGACCCGCAGCGATTTTGTTGACGCTGCGGTGTTGTGGGCGCTTGATGGGTAA